A genomic region of Nitrospirota bacterium contains the following coding sequences:
- a CDS encoding ATP-dependent Clp protease ATP-binding subunit: MFEKFTEKGRKIIIYAKEEAEKRQNDYLGTEHLLLAILREEDTLPIAILRKMGISSDELRMEIERNLPAGSNILTFGDVPFTPRAKKVLELAIEEARLLGHNYIGSEHLLLGLLREDEGIAGKILRSFGANLLGARQLTINLVLKAYPHVKEKKSPTPALDEFGRDITQLAKEGKLDPVIGMESQIERIMQILGRRIKNNPAIVGEAGVGKTALVEGLAQKIVEGDVPENLLGKRIVSLDLGSLIAGTKYRGQFEERLKVVMKEIIQYDNIILFIDEFHTLIGAGAAEGSVDASSMLKPALSRGEIQCIGATTPNEYRKYVERDAALERRFQPIYLQPPPVDEAVKMLRGLKSRYEIHHKVKYTESAISHAVILSDRYIADRYLPDKAVDVIDETGSRIKLKRHIPSPEMKEMEDELSRLSKEKNLYVKLHDIEKAANVRGEEEKTKRLYEQVRRQWKNNLNKEIPIVTEDDISYTVSKITGIPLFKLEEKDSDKLLNMEQELHKRLIAQEEAVKAVSKAIRRSRAGLTSRKKPIGSFFFLGPTGVGKTELAKALAEFLFNDDSALIKIDMSEYVERFNVSRLTGAPPGYVGYEEGGQLTEKIRKRPYSVVLFDEIEKAHPDVFNILLQVLDEGVLTDSFGRRVDFKNCVIIMTSNLGARIIEKATPLGFQRTSSEDIYLQIKDSVLNELKKTFNPEFLNRVDETVVFHPLSKNHLHSIIDLLISETNKLLLEQELVIELDTEVKEWITDKYCQPAYGARPMRRAVQKIIEDPLSEELLRGRFKGVNKIRVVLENGAPTFVETEKPILTGVN, translated from the coding sequence ATGTTTGAGAAGTTTACGGAAAAGGGAAGAAAGATAATCATATATGCCAAGGAAGAGGCTGAAAAAAGGCAGAATGATTATCTTGGCACAGAGCACCTCCTGCTTGCCATCCTAAGGGAAGAAGACACACTGCCAATAGCAATTCTCAGAAAAATGGGCATATCCTCGGATGAGCTTCGCATGGAGATAGAAAGAAACCTTCCTGCAGGCAGTAACATTCTTACATTCGGAGATGTTCCATTCACGCCAAGGGCTAAAAAGGTTCTCGAGCTTGCCATAGAGGAGGCACGGCTTCTTGGACACAACTATATCGGAAGTGAGCATCTTCTGCTCGGTCTCCTCAGAGAAGACGAAGGTATTGCAGGGAAAATCTTGAGGAGTTTTGGGGCTAATCTCCTTGGAGCAAGACAGCTTACGATTAATCTTGTTCTTAAGGCATATCCTCATGTCAAAGAGAAAAAGTCCCCTACACCTGCGCTTGACGAATTTGGAAGAGACATCACACAACTGGCAAAAGAAGGAAAGCTCGACCCTGTTATAGGTATGGAAAGCCAGATAGAGCGCATAATGCAGATTTTAGGCAGAAGGATTAAGAACAACCCTGCAATAGTAGGAGAAGCAGGGGTTGGGAAAACCGCACTCGTAGAGGGACTTGCGCAGAAGATAGTTGAAGGCGATGTGCCTGAAAACCTGCTGGGCAAACGCATTGTCTCCCTTGACCTTGGCTCCCTGATAGCAGGAACAAAATACAGGGGACAGTTCGAAGAAAGGCTTAAGGTCGTAATGAAGGAGATTATCCAGTATGACAATATAATACTTTTTATAGACGAATTTCATACCCTTATTGGAGCAGGTGCGGCAGAAGGCTCTGTGGATGCATCCAGTATGCTCAAGCCTGCACTTTCCCGAGGCGAGATACAGTGCATAGGTGCAACCACCCCTAATGAGTATAGAAAATATGTCGAAAGGGATGCCGCATTAGAAAGAAGGTTTCAGCCGATATATCTTCAGCCTCCTCCTGTTGATGAGGCTGTCAAAATGCTCAGAGGCTTGAAGTCCAGATATGAGATACACCATAAGGTAAAATACACCGAAAGTGCCATATCCCATGCAGTAATACTGTCTGACAGATACATCGCAGATAGATACCTTCCTGACAAGGCAGTCGATGTCATTGACGAGACAGGCTCAAGGATAAAGCTCAAAAGGCATATTCCATCACCCGAAATGAAGGAGATGGAAGACGAGCTAAGCAGACTTTCGAAAGAGAAGAACCTTTATGTTAAACTGCATGACATCGAAAAAGCCGCTAATGTCAGAGGCGAAGAGGAAAAGACAAAAAGACTTTATGAGCAGGTCCGCAGACAGTGGAAAAATAATCTGAACAAAGAAATCCCTATCGTAACCGAAGATGATATTTCGTATACGGTTTCAAAGATAACAGGCATTCCTCTTTTTAAGCTCGAAGAAAAAGACTCTGATAAGCTTCTCAATATGGAGCAAGAGCTTCACAAAAGACTTATTGCACAGGAAGAGGCTGTAAAGGCAGTCTCAAAGGCAATAAGAAGGTCAAGGGCAGGTCTTACGAGTAGGAAAAAGCCGATTGGCTCGTTCTTCTTCCTTGGCCCAACAGGTGTTGGAAAGACCGAGCTTGCAAAGGCACTTGCGGAGTTCCTTTTTAACGACGACAGCGCACTTATAAAAATAGACATGTCCGAGTATGTGGAAAGGTTCAATGTCTCAAGGCTAACAGGCGCACCTCCGGGCTATGTTGGCTATGAAGAAGGAGGACAGCTTACAGAGAAAATCAGAAAACGTCCATACTCGGTCGTGCTCTTTGACGAGATAGAAAAGGCTCATCCGGATGTCTTCAATATACTCCTTCAGGTTCTTGACGAAGGTGTTCTTACAGATAGCTTTGGAAGAAGGGTCGATTTCAAAAACTGCGTTATAATCATGACCTCCAATTTAGGTGCGAGGATTATCGAAAAGGCAACTCCACTTGGTTTCCAGAGGACATCTTCCGAGGACATTTACCTGCAGATTAAAGACAGTGTCCTTAACGAGCTTAAAAAGACCTTCAATCCTGAGTTCTTAAACAGGGTGGACGAGACAGTAGTATTCCACCCATTAAGCAAAAACCACCTGCACTCTATTATAGACCTTCTGATTTCGGAGACGAATAAGCTCTTGCTCGAGCAGGAACTCGTTATCGAGCTTGACACAGAGGTCAAGGAATGGATAACAGACAAATACTGCCAGCCTGCATATGGTGCAAGGCCTATGAGAAGGGCAGTTCAGAAGAT